In one window of Mauremys reevesii isolate NIE-2019 linkage group 22, ASM1616193v1, whole genome shotgun sequence DNA:
- the SAE1 gene encoding LOW QUALITY PROTEIN: SUMO-activating enzyme subunit 1 (The sequence of the model RefSeq protein was modified relative to this genomic sequence to represent the inferred CDS: inserted 1 base in 1 codon) — protein sequence MVEQEGGGGSGGISEEEAAQYDRQIRLWGXEAQRRLRASRVLLVGMKGLGAEVAKNLILAGVKGLTMLDHQQVSQQDTRAQFLIPVGSLGRNRAEASLERAQNLNPMVDVKADPENIENKAEDFFTQFDAVCLTCCSRCVMVKVDQICHKNGIKFFTGDIFGYYGYMFANLGAHEFVEEKTKVTKASQGVEDGPDTKKAKLDSTETTMVKKRVVFCQLKEALAVDWSSEKAKAALKRTAPDYFLLQVLLKFRADKGRDPLPESYAEDAELLLQIRNEVLDSLGVGAGLLPDDFVSYCFSEMAPVCAVLGGVLGQEVVKALSQRDPPHNNFFFFDGIKGNGVVECLGPH from the exons ATGGTGGAGCAGGAGGGCGGCGGCGGCTCGGGCGGCATcagcgaggaggaggcggcgcaGTATGACCGGCAGATccggctgtggg tggaggcgcAGCGCCG GCTGCGAGCATCCCGGGTGCTGCTGGTTGGCATGAAGGGCCTGGGAGCAGAAGTGGCGAAGAACCTCATCTTGGCAGGGGTCAAAGGCCTGACCATGCTAGACCATCAGCAG GTATCGCAGCAGGACACTAGAGCTCAGTTCCTGATTCCCGTGGGCTCGCTGGGCCGCAACAGAGCCGAAGCCTCTTTGGAACGGGCTCAGAACCTCAACCCCATGGTAGACGTGAAAGCTGACCCAGAGAATATCGAAAACAAAGCCGAAGATTTCTTTACTCAGTTTGATGCT GTGTGCCTGACGTGCTGCTCCCGCTGCGTCATGGTGAAGGTCGATCAGATCTGCCACAAAAACGGCATCAAGTTCTTCACCGGGGACATCTTTGGCTACTATGGCTACATGTTCGCCAACCTGGGGGCACACGAGTTTGTGGA AGAGAAGACCAAGGTCACCAAAGCCAGCCAGGGAGTGGAAGACGGGCCCGACACCAAAAAAGCCAAGCTTGATTCAACAGAGACAACCATGGTGAAAAAG CGGGTGGTTTTCTGCCAGCTGAAGGAAGCGCTGGCAGTCGACTGGAGCAGTGAGAAGGCAAAGGCAGCCCTGAAGCGCACCGCCCCGGACTACTTCCTGCTCCAGG TGCTGCTGAAGTTCCGGGCGGATAAAGGGAGGGACCCGTTGCCAGAGAGCTATGCCGAAGATGCCGAGCTTCTGCTGCAGATCCGAAATGAGGTGCTGGACTCCCTGGGCGTTGGTGCGGGCCTGCTGCCCGATGACTTCGTCAG CTACTGCTTCTCTGAAATGGCTCCCGTCTGCGCAGTGCTTGGAGGGGTCCTGGGACAGGAGGTCGTCAAG gccctcTCCCAGCGGGATCCACCCCAcaacaacttcttcttcttcgatGGCATCAAAGGGAACGGGGTCGTCGAGTGCCTGGGTCCCCACTGA